A part of Antennarius striatus isolate MH-2024 chromosome 21, ASM4005453v1, whole genome shotgun sequence genomic DNA contains:
- the polr3e gene encoding DNA-directed RNA polymerase III subunit RPC5, whose protein sequence is MASGDDDDPIIEEIDVYLAKSLADKLYLFQYPVRPSTMTYDDINHVGAKIKPKQQRVELEIAINTTSPNYCRSKGEQIALNVDGMGYDETNTYSAKMMDKQTFSSIQATTNISRYAAAVFRKGELHVTPLTGILQMRPNFSYLDKADSKTREREAANEGGDSSQDEAEEEAKAITVRFARPESEQARQRRIQSYEFLQKKQAEEPWVHLHYHGAKDGRSEHERQYLFCQSSDASENSELVKTPKEYLTMLMPPLEEEKFVKPVGPSNVLSMAQLRTLPLGDQVKTLMKNVKVMPFANLMGLLASGTDSTAVLRCIQQVALLVQGNWVVKSDVLYPKNTCSPHSGVPAEVLCRGRDFVIWRFTLERSVMRKDVTSIIKLPPEDVKEFLEHVAAPRVNRGWEFLLPTDVDFVKKHPDVAHRQHMLWLGIQSKLEKVFKFSKDDFLPKNSPHPEPVHMGGAQRLKAAQERAQENRASLQKDLDARRAGGHVHIKQEPVSDAEDEPMDTSSSSIPNGSVNGYPGATSPAFEHAIGNGGSPAHTSSPELQEFVIKTFRKQFVLTLNEFKRLLNLHLASMPAGQSGFHSVSDHMLTDAIALSHCKQIMVPFPAHSKAAPDEQKVFGLWESGEDFDKHRRLLYDLFTKNYRVRRAMVQSRLAQELGEVPKVDVDRLLNECCSSHAGMWYLKGTIQS, encoded by the exons ATGGCCAGTGGGGATGATGATGACCCCATTATAGAGGAG ATTGATGTGTACCTGGCCAAAAGCCTCGCAGATAAGTTGTATCTTTTCCAG TACCCCGTCCGGCCATCCACCATGACCTATGATGACATCAACCATGTGGGAGCGAAGATCAAACCCAAACAGcaaagg GTGGAGCTGGAGATCGCGATCAACACAACGAGTCCAAACTACTGCCGCAGCAAAGGAGAGCAGATCGCACTCAACGTGGACGGCATGGGTtatgatgaaaccaacacctaTTCAGC GAAAATGATGGATAAACagaccttctcctccatccaGGCCACCACCAACATCTCCAGATacgctgctgctgtgtttcGCAAAG GTGAGCTTCACGTCACACCTCTGACAGGAATCCTCCAGATGAGGCCCAACTTTTCTTACCTCGACAAGGCTGACAGCAAAACCAGAGAGAGGGAGGCTGCTAACGAAG GTGGAGATTCCTCACAGGATGAAGCTGAGGAAGAGGCCAAGGCCATCACG GTGAGGTTTGCTCGACCCGAGTCGGAACAGGCCCGACAGAGGAGGATCCAGTCCTATGAGTTCCTGCAGAAGAAGCAGGCGGAGGAGCCCTGGGTCCACCTGCACTACCATGGTGCCAAG GACGGACGCTCGGAGCACGAACGACAGTATCTGTTCTGTCAGTCCTCAGATGCCTCAGAGAACTCTGAGCTGGTCAAAACTCCAAA GGAGTACCTGACCATGCTGATGCCGCCGCTGGAAGAGGAAAAATT tGTGAAGCCTGTCGGTCCCAGTAATGTACTCTCCATGGCTCAGCTCCGCACTCTGCCCCTGGGAGACCAGGTCAAGACCCTGATGAAGAACG TCAAGGTGATGCCGTTTGCTAACCTGATGGGCCTGCTCGCCTCGGGGACCGACTCCACTGCAGTGCTGCGCTGcatccagcaggtggcgctgctgGTTCAGGGGAACTGGGTGGTGAAGAG TGACGTCCTGTATCCTAAAAACACCTGCAGCCCTCACAGCGGCGTTCCTGCTGAGGTTCTCTGTCGTGGCAGAGACTTTGTG ATATGGAGGTTCACCCTTGAGCGCTCTGTGATGAGGAAGGACGTCACATCCATCATCAAA CTTCCTCCGGAGGACGTGAAGGAGTTCCTGGAGCACGTGGCGGCTCCTCGCGTCAACCGCGGTTGGGAGTTCCTGCTGCCGACCGACGTGGACTTCGTGAAGAAGCACCCAGATGTTGCCCACAGACAACACATGCTGTGGCTCGGCATCCAGAGCAA gttggaAAAGGTCTTTAAATTCTCTAAAGATGACTTCCTGCCAAAGAATTCTCCTCATCCTG AGCCCGTCCACATGGGCGGAGCCCAGCGTCTGAAGGCGGCTCAGGAACGCGCTCAAGAAAACAGGGCGTCCCTCCAGAAGGACCTGGACGCCCGACGGGCGGGGGGCCACGTGCACATCAAGCAGGAACCCGTCAGCGACGCCGAGGACGAACCGATggacacctcctcctcctccatccccaaCGGTTCTGTCAACGGATACCCCGGCGCCACCTCCCCGGCGTTCGAGCACGCCATCGGTAACGGAgggagccccgcccacacgtcGTCCCCGGAGCTGCAGGAATTTGTGATCAAGACTTTCAGGAAGCAGTTTGTACTGACGCTCAATGAGTTCAAGAGGCTGCTGAACCTCCACCTGGCCTCCATGCCGGCGGGACAGAGCGGCTTCCACTCCGTCTCCGACCACATGCTAACGGACGCTATCGCGCTAAGCCACTGCAAGCAGATCATGGTGCCT TTTCCTGCTCACAGCAAAGCAGCCCCCGACGAACAGAAGGTGTTTGGTTTGTGGGAGAGCGGAGAGGACTTCGACAAG CATCGCCGGCTGCTGTACGACCTCTTCACCAAGAACTACCGGGTCAGGAGGGCCATGGTCCAGTCCAGACTGGCACAGGAGCTAGGCGAAGTCCCAAAGGTGGATGTGGACCGGCTGCTGAAC GAGTGCTGCAGCAGCCACGCCGGGATGTGGTACCTCAAAGGCACCATACAGTCCTGA
- the LOC137588609 gene encoding cerebellar degeneration-related protein 2-like, with protein MLTDMIVEEEFEIKEEEPWYDKQDLEHDLQLAAELGKSLLERNRELEQGLQQMYSTNQEQLQEIEYLTKQVELLRQVNDQHAKVYEQLDASSRDLELTNHKLVQDNRTAQQKIQGLTDTVELLQTQVEELQHRVEEVTLTPRPPQRKWPQRGAQSVSCLKELQGAMRFDDDPDDDPESCPVSWREEEQASLQQSLRSLQTQFAGERSRREASEREAELLAGENASLERQLAGMEGCRVRVTELELEVEELRQLWKSSSGSSWADITHGLLPSRMLPEEEEGERDAVKSRRALKRWDSERLLKEPDSPDRIYDHECSCARRAEVMKFRGISLLHEVDAQYSALQTKYDELLRRCSLEEEEEELQDGRGHKSIRSTSPAPTDAEDGFHQPEYKELFREIFSRIQKTKEDLKENRGRLPAGEETQTSS; from the exons ATGCTGACGGACATGATCGTGGAGGAAGAGTTTGAGATCAAGGAGGAGGAACCGTGGTATGACAAGCAGGACCTTGAACATG ATCTGCAGCTGGCAGCTGAACTGGGGAAGAGTCTCCTGGAGCGAAACAGGGAGCTGGAGCAAGGTCTGCAGCAGATGTACTCCACCAACcaggagcagctgcaggagaTCGAG TACCTGACGAAGCAGGTGGAGCTCCTCCGTCAGGTCAACGACCAGCACGCCAAAGTGTACGAGCAGCTGGACGCGTCATCACGCGATCTGGAGCTGACCAATCACAAGCTGGTCCAGGACAACCGGACAGCCCAGCAGAAGATCCAGGG GCTGACTGACACGGTGGAGCTCCTGCAGACGcaggtggaggagctgcagcatcGGGTGGAGGAGGTGACGCTGACTCCTCGTCCGCCTCAGAGGAAGTGGCCTCAGCGCGGCGCGCAGAGTGTCTCCTGCCTGAAGGAGCTGCAGGGCGCCATGAG GTTCGATGATGACCCGGATGACGACCCGGAGTCGTGCCCCGTGTCGTGGCGTGAGGAGGAGCAGGCGTCGCTCCAGCAGTCCCTCCGCTCCCTCCAGACGCAGTTCGCCGGCGAGCGATCTCGACGGGAGGCGTCGGAGCGGGAGGCCGAGCTGCTGGCCGGCGAGAACGCGTCGCTGGAGCGGCAGCTGGCCGGGATGGAGGGCTGTCGG GTGCGGGTGacggagctggagctggaggtggaggagctccGGCAgctctggaagtcgtcctccggATCCTCCTGGGCGGACATCACCCACGGCTTGCTGCCCTCCAGGATGCtcccggaggaggaggagggcgaaAGAGACGCCGTGAAAAGCCGCCGGGCTCTGAAGCGCTGGGACAGCGAGCGGCTGCTGAAGGAACCGGACTCCCCAGATCGGATCTACGACCACGAGTGTTCCTGCGCCCGCCGGGCCGAGGTGATGAAGTTCCGCGGGATCTCACTGCTCCACGAGGTGGACGCCCAGTACAGCGCCCTGCAGACCAAATACGACGAGCTGCTGCGGCGCTgcagcctggaggaggaggaagaggagctgcaggacggACGGGGTCACAAGTCGATCCGGAGCACCTCCCCCGCTCCCACGGACGCGGAAGACGGCTTCCACCAGCCGGAGTACAAGGAACTCTTCAGGGAGATCTTCTCCCGCATTCAGAAAACCAAAGAGGACCTGAAGGAGAACAGGGGGAGGCTCCCCGCTGGAGAAGAGACGCAAACATCCAGTTAA